The Polyodon spathula isolate WHYD16114869_AA unplaced genomic scaffold, ASM1765450v1 scaffolds_1285, whole genome shotgun sequence sequence GATCTCATTACTCCTGCCCGTTACTTCATAGAATCTGAAGCACTTTCAAAACTTGGCAAGCTAGTGTTTATTGCTGTTTCTGATGGCAATTGCATCGAGCTACATTCTCAAAGCACAAGGTAAAAATGCACACTATGAAAAcagcatattttattatatatatatatatatatatatatatatatatatatggggggggagAAACAGTTTAAGTACCCAAGGTTTGGGCTAAATGCCTCTTTACTGAATCACCTGGGTCTGTGAAGGGCCACGGGCCATCAATGAATCCCACGTAGGCAGACAGACATACGATCAGAACCCCGTGAAACAGCGTCACCAGGCGGCAGTTCCACTCGTAACCACGGCGACCGTTCAGACCGCAGAGCGAGGCGTACAACGAGATCCACCCAATCAGGCTGCAGGCAACCTGCAGAATCAACGATGTCATCTCCTCGCTGAAATTtataaaagaatacattttaaaaaaagcacgaAACCACAGTGAAAGAACACTGCAGAGAGCTGCTTATTCAGTGCTCACATACCCCTGGTCATACTGCACTGGCTTGCAGCTGAGGTACCACGTGCGCTGGGAGTGACTTTGTTTTAAGCAGCTCTCGGGGTGTACTTTGTTCCTCTTTGGCACCTCAGAACATCCACTGCAACACTGCAGAAATCGCTCTGTGCACTTCGCTCCACTCAGCTGTTGCTTGTGCACTATTTGGAAACTAAAGTGCATTGCCTGAGTCTAGACACCTTAGAGCAATAGCAACACTGTCTTAAACCattaacatttctaaaacaaactctACCACCAGCTCTACTCGTTTCAAACACTAAAAAGACACATTTCAGCTAAATACAAGCAATTGCTGCTACAGCAGTGGGTAGTGTGTGGGTGGAGTGAATTCAGACAAAACGAGGTGAAAACACTGGCCATCTGTTATTTATTATCTTCAAAATTCCAGCCCCAAATTGCACAGAACTCATGCATTCCTTTACAGAATTGAAGCCGTGTCATCTTCAGCGGTCTTGCAGGCTTAAACAGCAGGCACAAAACTGGAGCTCTGGGTATCAGGATTACGGTGCGCTCTGCGTGGAACCCCCTCAGCCCATCAGAAAACTCAAAACAGATTAAAGATCAAGCAGTTTCATTATCTTAGAATGTAGCGACGTTTGCAGGCATTCAGAGAGGCTCTCCTTTGCAAAGTTTGTGTTACGCCTCATAGTTCCGGAGCTGCTCTCCAGCGACATGGAAACCCCtggaataaataacaaaatgcacagctgcctccTCTATTTGTGTTTGCACAAAGCGGACGTGTTTAAGAAGAAATTGCAGCAATGTGGAGCACGCAGCAGGCAGCCCAGCGAGAACATTTCAGGGAGCGTGCTCGCTAACGCTGCAATGGTTATTAACTCTCAATTCTGTGTTAACAAGCTAAAGGGCTTGGCCCTGCTTTTGGACAGGGGATAATTCTGATCCAGGAAGAGTGACGTCAGCTGGCAATCTTTAACAGGGTCTGTGCCGACGCGCAGAGCAGGTCAGTTCAAGGCACCGAGTGCGTGCGAGAGGGACAGCGGGACAATGCCAAGGCTACAACTCAGCACACCAGAATGTGAAGCATGTTAACCATCTGCAGTGTCAGagatcgggagatggccacctcaGTTCTGGAGGTGTGGGGGCGGCTGTCTAGGGTTAGGAATTAGGAATTACGAGGGCAGGGGCCAAACTGCCATGTAACAGCAATGCCTCTGCTGCACTACTGAGGAGAAACTTCTGGAGGAAGCAGACCCTGCAAGATAGATAAGGCTACTGTGCAAGTTTGGCGCTACTTTCGTTTCAAAGttatttggtttaaaaacaaaaatgtttattttgggcCTTGCCCGGTGCCCTATGTCATCCCTTACTCCttttcaaatgaataaaaaaaaaaaaaaaaaaagttgtattagactttattttacaacagggaAGAACaatattatgatgatgatgatgatgatgatgatgatgatgatgcattTCACAGGTAACCTTCAGAAGTACTTGGACAATAATGGAAAATCTACCTCCTTTGGCAAACTATACCTAATAACAATTGGAAATAGTTAATCCTGTGAACTGTCTGAAGCATTATTTGTACTGCAATTCGCTTGCACAATGCTTAAATTATAATGTCATGTTATAACAGCAGTACCTTCCTTAGGTCCTTCGTTGACTGGTCAGCAAAATGACTTCGACATTAGTAACTGCCCAGTTCTTTTAAAGTTAATCGATAATAATACGTTCCTGTATTGTAGTCTCTTTAGTGATTTCACATCAACCAAAGCCTGTCAAAATACACCAGTGTAATCTTAACCGCATGGGGAATTCAGCTTCAGCGTACTGTGCGAATATCAATTTAAGAGTAACAAGTGTCCGAATGCAAAGTGCTGTGTTAACACTTACTGTAAACCGATTATGAATATCCCTTACATCTAATCTAAAAATACAACTATAAACCCCCGTGAGCCCAACTGCTCGAACGCAACTTAACAGCATCAGTTCTTACACTGCTCAAAACTTCCCCGCGTTTCGgcatgtttaacatacctttgtcatgGGAAACAATCTATATTAATCGGATAGGAATATTAATGCATGGACTCTGAATTGTAATCAGCGCTGCCGGCACAATAATCCGGTCCATGCATGCTCTTGGTCTGCATGCAGAGTAAGGTTACCTGTATAAACGCACATGTGATCCTCCGTGGTTGCAGCTGAATCACGAATCGGCCCGCTCCGGCACATATTCGCATGCTGATGCGTTACACAGACCGCGTTATTAATATTATCCCCACAAAGACTAATAAAGGACGAGCTGTCGCTGCAACCGCCTCCTTCCTGCGCCCTCACATTGGCAACAGCTGCGCGTAACTGCGGGCAACAGAGCGTCAACAACAGAACCTCCAAGAGAGGGGAGAGTGCCCGTAAACAAGGGCGCTGTCGGCACAGAATGAAGATTAGCGACCCCTGCTGGATTGGAAAGGTCATTACAATACCCTGTGATGCCTCTCAAGCGTCGCTCACACGCGTTGATGTGCGGCCGACTGATTGAACAGAGAGCATCCTAATCGCCGTTATATATGCTGTTCTCTAAAATGCATAATTTATAGGACACGCTGCGTGTTTTAATTAGAATTAAACTGactgtttaaataactaaatattaaCAAATCTGTAGAGACGTCTGTCCAACTGAACACTGACTGCAGCAGCTAGTTCGATTGTATTTAGCTTAATAGTGTTTCCAAATAATATGGGTATTAAAAACACGccggtatttatttatatagaacactattatgtagaaaaaaaaacacacacacaccaacaacatgtaaacacatttttatttacaggttttaattttcatatatatatata is a genomic window containing:
- the LOC121309467 gene encoding TLC domain-containing protein 5-like, with the translated sequence MCRSGPIRDSAATTEDHIEEMTSLILQVACSLIGWISLYASLCGLNGRRGYEWNCRLVTLFHGVLIVCLSAYVGFIDGPWPFTDPGDSVKRHLAQTLGT